GCAATACGAGTGCATTGCCTGCGCCGCCTGCGTGGATGCCTGCAACGGCGTGATGGACCATGTCGGCAAACCACGCGGCCTGGTCCGCTACACCAGCGAACGCCACGAGCAGGAAGGCCGCTTCCGCATGCTGCGGCCACGCACGATCGGCTACGGCCTGATCTGGCTGATCCTGCTGGGTGGCCTCGCTGCCACCGTGCTGCTGCGTTCGCCGCTGGAGCTGGACGTGCTGCGCGACCGCCGCCAGCTCTACCGCGAAATGGCCGACGGCAGCATCGTCAACGTCTACACCCTCAAGATCGGCAACAAGAGCGAGGCGGCGCACACGCTGAACATTCGTGCGCTGCGCGAGGACGGCACGGCCGTGGCGCTGAGCGTCCACGAGGTCGAGGTGCAGCCCGAAGAGACACGCACGCTGATCCTCAGCGCGCGCATGTCGCCCGAGGGCCTGCCGCCGGCACAGACGATCGAGTTCGAGGTCGCCGCCAGCGGGCAGCCCGACATCCACCGGCGCCGCGAGGCGCGATTCTTCGGAGCTTCGCCATGAACGCGCATGATCCGCTGCCGACCGCTTCGGAGCCGGCGCCGCGCGTCTGGTCGCTGGAACTGGTGCTGGTGATCCTGCTGCCGATATCGGCGGTGATCGCGAGCTTCGTCACGCTCGCGCTGGCGATCCACTCGCCGTCCCACGACACCCCGCAGCGGGTCGACCGCTTCGGCCATGTCATCGAGGATCAGCCCGACAAATGAGCGCGCCCCGCGACTGGTCGCTCTACGACGCGGCGGACACGCTGGACGCCGTGAGCCACCGCCGCGCCGACGGCCGGCGCGAGATGATCCTGCGCATCGAGGACATGCACTGCCAGAACTGCGTGCGCCATATCCGGGACGCGCTGGCGCCGCTCACGCGCAGCGCGCGCGTGAACCTGTCCACCGGCACCGCCGAACTGGTCTGGGACCAAGGCGTGGCGCGGGCCTCGCAGCTGTTCGCGGCCGTCGAGCGGGCCGGATTCACACCGGCACCGCTCAATCCCGAACCGGCGCTGCGCGAGCGCCAGCACGAACGCGGCGCGATGCTGCTGCGTCTGGGTACCGCCGGTCTGCTCGGCATGCAGGTAATGATGCTGGCCGCCACCCAATACTTCATCGATGCGCCGCTGGAACCGGCCATCGAACTGCTGATGCGCTACGCGCAATGGATCATGGCGACACCGGTGCTGCTCTACTGCGCCTGGCCGCTGCTGAACAGCGCCGCGCGCGCCCTGCGCGAACGTCGCGTCAACATGGACGTGCCGGTCAGCCTGGCCCTGCTGATGGCCTATGCCGCGAGCTGCGTCAACGTGCTGCGCGGCAGCGGCCACGTCTATTTCGATTCGGTGACGATGTTCGTGTTCCTGCTGCTGGTGGCGCGCTGGTTCGAAGGACAGGGCCGCGCCGAAGCCACCAAACGGCTGCGCACCCTGGCCTCGGCGCAGCCGCTCACCGCCCTGCGCGAAAGCGCGGACGGTCTGGCGGAAGTCTCCAGCGCCTCGCTTGCGATCGGCGATGTCATCGTGGTGCCGCCGGGCGCGGCGCTGGCCGCCGACGGTCACCTGCTCGATGCCACCGCCGAACTCGACGAATCGCTGCTCAGCGGCGAAGCCGACCCCGCCGTGCGGCACGAGGGCGAGGCGGTCTATGCCGGCGCCGTCAATCTCGGCGGCGCGCCACTGCGGCTGCGCGTCAGCGCGGCGCAGCAGTCGACCGCGCTGTCGCACATCAACCGCATGATCCATCACGCGCAGACGCAGCAGCCCAGGGTCCAGATCCTGGCCGACCGCGTGGCCGGCTGGATCGTGATCGCCGTACTGCTGGCCGCGGCCGGCGGCGCCCTGTACTGGTATCCGCAGAGTCCCGAGACGGCGTTTCAGGTGGCGCTCGCGGTGCTGGTGGTGACCTGCCCCTGCGCGCTGTCGCTGGCCACGCCGGTGGTACTGGCGGCCGCGTCCTCGCGCCTCGCCGCCAGCGGACTGCTGCTGACGCGCGCCGATGCGCTGCTGCGGCTGCCGCAGATCGACCATGTCTGTTTCGACAAGACCGGCACCCTCACCACCGGCGAGATGCGGCAAGTGCGTCTCTGGGTCTGCGACGGTGAGAACGAAGCGCGCATGCTCGAAATCGCCGTCGCACTGGAGCGCGGCATTCGCCACCCGGTGGCCACGGCCTTCGCCGGCATGTCCACCGCATTGCAAGCGCAAGCTCAAGAGTCCCTGCCCGGCCTCGGCGTGCGCGGCCGCATCGACGGCGTCGAATACCGTCTGCTGGCGGATCCGGGCAGCGACGACGACCTCACCTGGATCGCGCTGTACGCAGGCGCACATCGACTCGCGCGCTTCGGCCTCGCGCACGCCCTGCGGCCCGAAGCGGTCGGCGTGGTCCAACAGCTGATGACGCAGGGGCTGCGGGTCTCGATACTCAGCGGCGACAGCGAGCGCGCCGTGGCCGAAGCCGCCGCCCGCCTCGGCGTCGACGACTACCTGGCCCAGCTCAAGCCGGACCAAAAGCTGGCCGAACTGCAGGTGATGCGCGCACAGGGCGAACAGTTGTGGATGGTGGGCGACGGCATCAATGACGCGCCCACGCTGGCGGCCGCCGACGTCTCCACCGCGCTGGCCTCCGGCGCGGCGCTGGCGCAATCGCAGGCCGATCTGCTGATCACCGGCAGCAGTCTCGATGTGCTGCCCGAAGCCCTGGCGGTTGCCCGCGAGGCGCAGCAGCGCATCCGCGAGAACCTGGTCTGGGCCGTGGGCTACAACCTGGCGGCCGTGCCGCTGGCGCTGATGGGCATGGTCACCCCCTGGATCGCGGCGCTGGGGATGGGCATCAGCTCGGTGACCGTGGTGCTCAATGCCCTGCGTCTGGCACGCCGGCCGGCCGCCGGCGCACACGGTTGGACGCCGCAATCCACACCGGAGCACGCCGCATGAGCAGCCTGTTCGTGCTGATTCCGCTGGGCCTGCTGTTCACCGCGCTGGCCGCCGGCTTCCTGCTGATGGCCGTGCGCGGCGGACAGTTCGAAGACCTCAAGCAGATCGGCCAGCGCATGCCCGACGACGAGGACTGAGCATCACGATCTCGGTCGCCGCCACCGCCTCTGAGCGTACCGGCGCTGTTCGCATCGGGACTCGCCAGCAGCCCGCACTGCGCGCTGATGTGCGC
This region of Banduia mediterranea genomic DNA includes:
- a CDS encoding heavy metal translocating P-type ATPase; its protein translation is MSAPRDWSLYDAADTLDAVSHRRADGRREMILRIEDMHCQNCVRHIRDALAPLTRSARVNLSTGTAELVWDQGVARASQLFAAVERAGFTPAPLNPEPALRERQHERGAMLLRLGTAGLLGMQVMMLAATQYFIDAPLEPAIELLMRYAQWIMATPVLLYCAWPLLNSAARALRERRVNMDVPVSLALLMAYAASCVNVLRGSGHVYFDSVTMFVFLLLVARWFEGQGRAEATKRLRTLASAQPLTALRESADGLAEVSSASLAIGDVIVVPPGAALAADGHLLDATAELDESLLSGEADPAVRHEGEAVYAGAVNLGGAPLRLRVSAAQQSTALSHINRMIHHAQTQQPRVQILADRVAGWIVIAVLLAAAGGALYWYPQSPETAFQVALAVLVVTCPCALSLATPVVLAAASSRLAASGLLLTRADALLRLPQIDHVCFDKTGTLTTGEMRQVRLWVCDGENEARMLEIAVALERGIRHPVATAFAGMSTALQAQAQESLPGLGVRGRIDGVEYRLLADPGSDDDLTWIALYAGAHRLARFGLAHALRPEAVGVVQQLMTQGLRVSILSGDSERAVAEAAARLGVDDYLAQLKPDQKLAELQVMRAQGEQLWMVGDGINDAPTLAAADVSTALASGAALAQSQADLLITGSSLDVLPEALAVAREAQQRIRENLVWAVGYNLAAVPLALMGMVTPWIAALGMGISSVTVVLNALRLARRPAAGAHGWTPQSTPEHAA
- a CDS encoding cbb3-type cytochrome oxidase assembly protein is translated as MSSLFVLIPLGLLFTALAAGFLLMAVRGGQFEDLKQIGQRMPDDED